Below is a genomic region from Neorhodopirellula lusitana.
TGCAGTTGTTGAACGGTGGATTCGCTTTCGCGGAGCTGCGACTCGAGTTGGTCGAGCTGCGTTTGCAGGGCGGCCAAGGCGGTTCGCCGGGCGGCTTGTTCGCGGTCTAGCGAGGCCTGGGTCCGAGCACGTGAATCACGCAGTTCGCTATTGGTTCGTGCGATGGTTTCGATTTGGGCCTTGAGACCGTCGTCGGCTAAAACGACATCTCGCCAATTGCGGTGCGAGGCGTTGACGGCCAGAGCCAGCACCATAAACACGACGCTGAGCAGTAGGATCAAAACCGAGAATGATTTCCCGAGTAGATTCATGGGAAAAGGATTCCGAAGGGACGAGAAAGTGGACGAGCGATGTGTTCAGCTTGGAGTCATCTTGTTCGACCGCCAGGCAACTAGCACCCGAAAGTATAGTTGGCCTTAAAAAGCAGTGTCAACAAAATTGGGCAATTTAGCGTAGCTGGACAGGTCAGCCGCGAGGCCCCATTGAGTGTAGCGGTTATCCGCTTTATCCGCCTCGTCCTTGGACTGAGTCGTGGTTTTGCGTTCACCGGTAGCGGGGCTCGCCAGAGTACAGGCGTTTCTGGCGTTAGGTTGTCGTTTTGGTGGGGGGCCCGAAGTCTGGCGACATCGGCTACGGGATTGGTTTGTGTGGGGAAGGCGTTAGAAGTACGGCGATTTGTTGGACTGCGGCGTCGATTCCGTGACGTTCGGTCACCCAGGCTTGGGCGGTTGTGATTCGTGCACTGCGTCCAGACTCGTCGCTGGCGAATCGCCGTAGTGCGTCCGCTAGGGAAGATGGATTATTGGTGGCCGCCCAGAAGCAGGTTGGATGGTCGGCATCGGCCTGAAGCTCCACGGTTCCCCCCGCCTGGGTCGCGACCACGGGTGTGTTCAATGCGAATGCTTCCAGGACGACGTTGGGCATGCCCTCAAAATGTGACGTCAAAACGAGCCCATCGGCTTCCGCGATTGACGGGGTGGCGGGTGAGACGACGCCAGCGAATTCGATATGGTGCCCGCCGATCGTGTTGTCACTGCCGGTCAGGGCCGCGGCGGCGGATTCCAGGTTCGCGCGATCGGGGCCGTCACCGATGAACTGGATGGTGAGCTTGGGGGCATCGTCGGGCCAATCGTTGGCAGCCAAGCCGATCGCGGCGATCAGGTCCGTCTGGCCTTTTTCGGGAGTCATGCGGCCGACGCAGACCAAACGCAACCGATTCGGTGCGGCGGCGGTCTGTTCAGGGTGCTGCTGTTTGGCTCGCGATTGCTGGGCCTGCGCTCGGATTGCCGCGATGTCGACCGGGTTGAAGACGACCTGAATTTGTTGGCGATTCAGGTGGTAGTAACTGGCAGCGGAATCGGCGACCGCGGCACTGACCGCGATCACTGTGTTGCTGCGTTGATAGGCGTTGGCTAAACGGCGGCGTTTGAGTTCGACAAACTTGCGTTCCACCATCGGCAGCGCCACATCGGGCGGACTGACAATGGTGGACACCCGCCGGAACTGGCTTCGGATGCTGGGGTGACCGGCGATCAACGTGTTGTGGAACGTTCGGTCGTAGACGACGTCGATGTTTTCTCGCTGAACGAGCTCGTCAAGAAAGCGTGCGTGGTTCCGCAGGACTCGACCGGGCCAGCGGTTGAGAACGCGAGTGATCAGAGGACGGGATTCGGGCGGCGGGCTATAGATCTTGACGTCGGCGGGGATTCGATCGAGTAGTTCACCGACGGGGTGGGTGAGATAGAGGTGCACGACGAACTGGTTTCGCGGCAGGTGCTCGGCCAAGAGTGCGACCTGGTGTTCGCTGCCGCCGCCTCGCATTGAACTGGCCATCAACAGTACTCGCCGGCGATGGTGGTTCACGCGTCTGGTCCGGTAAGTTCAGTAGTGGGATGTTTAGTGTTGCCGGGCGGTGCAGGATTCAAGCTGGGGTTTGATTCGGCAAGTTGCGTCGGGGGCACGTGATCAGCAGATGACTTCATGCCGGCGGTCGTGGATCTTGCTGAAGCATTTGGTTACCCGCTGCTTTGGTACGTGGTCGATTCCCACCCATTCCGAACTGTTTTTGCGAGACATTATGGTAGAGCGATTGTCCCAATCGCTTGGGGATTGCTTGCTACGGGATGTTGCCGAACGATTGGGGACAATCTTTCTACTTTGGTGAAGTGACTGTCTGGGGCGTTCGTGGGCGATCACCATTCCATTTCGCGGGACTTGCGTTTGGCTTTTTGTTTGGCGCGGAATTGCTTTTTGCGTTTCTCGTCGCGTTTCTTGGCTTTCTCTTCCGCCTCGGCCACTGCTGCTTTGGTCAGGACAACTTCCCGACGCATTGTTTGAGGCGTTTCGAGGGTGAGTTTTCCTAGGCCACCGGTGCGTACTTCGTTGATCAGGATGCGGGAGGCCCGGTCAATGTCGACCATGTTGCTCTTGCCCAGGCAGCCTCGGCGGCGGCCAATCGCTTCGATGAACTCCAACTCTTGTTCGGGAATCTCATCGAGTTGGAATCGTTCGGCGATTCGTTCGGAGTAGTGTTCGATAAAGTACCGGGCGGCAAAGAAGCCGACGTCGGTGTAGTCCATCGCGGTGTCTTTGATCGATCCGATCAGGCCCAACCGGTAACCGCTGTTGGCATTGTGAACGTTGGGCCACATCATGCCGGGCGTGTCCAACAGCGTCAGGTTGTCGCTTATGTTGACCCGTTGTTGTCGCTGGGTCACAGCGGGGGTGTTGCCTGTCTTGGCGATCGTGCGACCGGCTAAGACATTGATGATCGTGGACTTGCCCACGTTGGGGATGCCCACGATCATTGCGTTGATCATCCGTCCGCTGCGATCGCCGACCATGCGGTGCACGACCTGCTTGATACGGCGGATCGTGGGGATGTCTTTCGTGGTGACGGCGACCGCTTTTGTCGCGGTTGCCGATTCAAAGTGGTCCAGCCAGTCTTGGGTCATCGCCTCGTCGGCGAGGTCCGCCTTGGCGAGGATTTTCAGGCACAATTTTTCACCCCGAAGTTCGGCGATCATGGGGTTTTCGCTCGAATATGGAATTCGAGCGTCAATCACCTCGATGACCAAATCGACCTTCGGCAGCGTGGCTTGCATTTCAAGCCGCGCTTTGTGCATGTGTCCGGGGAACCACTGAATCGACATTAAACTATTCCGCTGAATCGCGAGTGGAGGAACCTTCGCTCGCCGCGTTTTCGTCTGCCGCGTCGCCACTGGGGGCGGCTTCGGAGGACTCGACCGTAGCGGGGTTGTTTGCGAAGTCACCGGCGATTGCGATGACCAGCCGATCCGGGTCAATGTACTTGCGGATCGCAGCGTTCACATCGTCAATTGACGCATTTTGGATCTGTTCTTCATGCGTGGCAACGGAATCGAGCGTTCGCCCGGTGAACATGGACGACAACAAGAGTGACGCCAGGGTGGAGTCGCCCGTGCGGCTGATCCGAGCCGCTTGCAGGTAAGACTGCTTGGCCTTGTCCAGTTCGTCGGCGGTGACGCCATCGGTGAGGATCCGGTCAATTTCTTCGCGAATGACCCGCATCAACTTGTCTTTGTTGGCCGGGTTGGTGATCGCGTACAGCGTCAGGTCGACTCGATCGTCCTTCGGGCGAGCGGACAGACCGCTGCGGACACCGTAGGACAGGCCTTCTTGTTGGCGAACGCGGTCCGCCAAACGACTACTGAGCGAGCCGCCACCTAAGATGAAGTTGCCCAACACGAGCGAAGCGTACTCGGCGTCTTGGTCCGACAGAGCGTATTGTTGTCCGCTGTAGAGTAACGCGTTGGACTTGTCCGGCGTTTCGATTTCGACCGTTTGGCCGGCGATATCCGGATTGGCGGGGCGATCGATGCGAACGTAAGGCTGGTCGGTGGTCCAACCTGCGAGTTGTTCTTTGACGATGGCCAAGACGTGGTCCGGATCAAAGTTGCCGACCAGGGCGAGTTCACCGGCTTGGTTGCCGATGTAGTCCGCATGCAGGCCGCGAATTTGTTCAATCGTGGCTTCCTGGTACATCGCGATTTCTTCGTCAATTGACATGACGTAGCGAATGTCGGACTTCGGATACGGTGACAACAGTTCTTTGACTCGGCGAGGTGCCAAGGCGTTAGGTTCCGCTTTACTTTTTTGCAAGCTGGTGACGGTTTGACGCCGGATGACTTCCAGTTCGTCGGCGTCCAAACGTGGTGACTTCAACACGTCACCGACCAAGGCAAGCACCTCGTCAAGCGATTCTTCCTTCGTTTTGATTTGGACCTGCAACAGACCCATCAATGTGTAGATCGTCACGTTCGCTCGCAATCGAGTGTACTCGTCTTGCAGCTGTTGGTAGTCGAGGTCTTTGGTGCCACGAGCCATCAGCAAGCCGAGCAATTCGACGGCGCCCATTTTATCTTTCAGCGTTTCTGGGGTGCCGAAACGCAGGGTTAGCATCGCCGATACGGATCCGCCACGTGTCTTCTTGGGAAGGCTGGCGTACTGGATGCCGCCGACCAGGTCTCCGCGGGTCACGCGTTGCTCAATTGTTCGCGGATCGGGATCGAACTTTTCGCCCGCGGCAACCGCTTCGCGTCCTTTGTAGTCTTTCAGCAGTTGGTTCAGGTCAGGAGATTCGGGGATGGAAACCCGATCGGATTCCTCGCTGGGGATGAACAGCCCGACGGTGCGATTGTTGCGGGTCAGGTATTTTTTGGCAACGTCGCGGACCTGTTCAACCGTCAGTGCTTCGACAGCGTCACGGTATAGGAAGTACAGTCGCCAGTCGCCTTGGGCTGCCCAATCGCTGAGGGTGACGGCGATGCGGTCGGAGTCGACGGACGCGAGTTCGCGTTGTTTCAGAATTTGCGATTTGGCTCGCTCCACTTCGGCTTCGGTGATCGGGTTTTCGTCCCATTCGGTTTCCAGGATGTCGATCAATTTTGCACGACCGACTTCCAAGGAATGTTCCTTGGGGATTTCGGCCATGGCCAGCAAGAGGCCGGGTTCGCGGAATCCGAATGCCATCGCGTAAGCGGAGCTGGCGATTTCCGTTTCAACCATTTCGCTGTAAAGCCGGCCGCTGGGTTCATCGCCTAGAACGTTGACGAGTGCTTTGACGGCGGCGTAGTCCGGGTGGCTTCCGGCGGGAATGTGATAGGCGGCACCGGCGACTTGGATGTCACCGACGCGGCGGAGCACGACGGTTCGTTCGCCATCTTTGGCGGGTTCGACGGTGTAGGTTTCGTTGATGGGCGTCTTGGGAACGGACAGTTTGCCGAACGCGTTGTCGATCGTTTCGAGTGCGTGTTGCGGTTCGAAGTTTCCGGCGACGATGACCATCACGTTGTCGGGACGATAAAACTTACGATAGAACTGACGCAGCTTGACCACTGGCACGCGTTCGATGTCGCTGCGGTTACCGATCGTGGACTTGCCGTAGTTGTGCCAGTCAAACGCGGCGGATTCAATTCGCTGCATCAAGACGCGGGTCGGTGAGTTCTCGCCGCGTTCGAATTCGTTGCGGACCACCGTCATTTCGCTAGCCAGGTCCTCGCCCTTGATGTAGCTGTTGACCAGTCGATCGGCTTCCAGGTTGACTGCGAATTCCAGATTGTCTTCGCTGGCTGGCAACGTTTCGTAATAGTTCGTGCGGTCCATCCAGGTCGTGCCGTTGAAGCGTGCACCACGCTCGGTCAACGCCTTGGGGACTTCGGGGTGTTGGGGCGTGCCTTTGAACAACATGTGTTCGAGCAGGTGAGCCATTCCGGCTTCGCCGTAGCCTTCGTGCCGCGAGCCCACGAAGACGGTCATGTTGACCGTGACGACTTCCTTGCTTTCGTCGGGGAACAGCAGGATTTTGACGCCGTTGTCCAGCAGGTATTCCGTGATGCCTTCCACGGAGCGGATTTTCTTGGGACCGGCGGATGTGGGTTGAGACGCCAATACCGATGCGGCTGCGTTGGATGAGCTTGCGGTGGGGGCGGGTTCGGGGCTCGCTTGCGTCACGTTGCCTTCCTGGGTGGTTGAGGTGTCCGCCGAAACGGTTGGGGCAGACAATACGATAGAAAGCCACGCCAAAGAAAGCGTCGTCGCCAACGCCCAGTTTCGCGGGGAAGCGTTCGTTCGCACGAAAGCAAGCGTATGCAGAGTTGCCTGGGTGGGCGGGAAAATGCGGCTTCGGTTCATTGGTTGCAATTCCGTTTGTGGTGCCAATTGAATATCAACGGTGGTACAGTGTAACGGTCTAACCACCCAGCCGAACATTCCCCCAAGAACGCAACGTTGTGATCCGAGAACCTGAAGAGAGTGATCCGAACTCACCGCCAAAAACTTGGCACGAAGTCAAACGGCTCGATACCGAAACGGCGGGTGGCAACCCGGATACGGCGGGCGGCGATCTTGCGTTTGAAGCGTTGATCGGCGAACGAATTATCGCGGTTTTTCGGCATCAAGGCAGCTGGTTTGCGATGGACGCGATGTGTTCGCATCAGGGGGGACCGCTTGCCGAGGGCGTCGTGAAGGACGGCTGCGTGACGTGCCCGTGGCATGGTTGGCAGTACGATTTGGCGACGGGGGTTCAGTTGATCAACAAGCAACCTTTGCAGGAAACGTTTCAGGTTCGCGAGTCCGATGGCATCGTGGAGGTATTGGCATGAGTCAGTCTGGATCCAACATTCAACCGCCTCGCGATGGCCATGTTCACGATAGCCAGTGTGATTGTGGGCATTGCGGTTGTCCCGAAGTGGATGGCCAGGTTTCATTGCAGGTGGCGGTGATCACGCTTAGCGACACTCGTACGCTGGACGATGACCGCAGTGGGAACCGGATCGCTGAGTTGCTGACCGCGGGGCAACACGAGGTGGCGGTGCGGGAGATCATGACCGATGACGCTGAACCGCTGCGCGAGCGAATGCTTCAGCTCGCCGAGACGCCGAACCTCGACGCGATCATCACAACGGGAGGAACCGGGATCGCGCCGCGTGATTTAGCGATCGATGTGATCGAAACTTTGCTGGACGTTGAGTTGCCTGGTTTCGGCGAACACTTCCGAGCGATCTCGATCGCGGAAATCGGTCCGAAGGCAATGTTGAGCCGGGCCACGGCGGGGCGGATGGGAAGAGTGGCCGTGTTCGCGCTGCCAGGGTCCACGGGCGCGGTGACGACAGGAATGACGCAGTGCGTGTTGCCAATTATTCGGCACGCCACTGCATTGTGTCAGTCTTAACGGGGAGCAAGAGCGGAATTGCATTTCGTTAGAAATCGCCGAGCGAGCTCAGGGAATTAGCTAAGAGGTTTGGCTGAGGAACTCGCGGGTGGCTCGGAGGGTGTTTTCGAGCGTCTGGCGGAGTTGCCGGAGTGCGGCCTTCTTTTCTTCGTCGGGCCAATTGTTGGCGGACTGTTCGATTGCGTTCGCAGCTTCGGAAAGTTCAGCGGCACCGATAGCTCGGGCGGCCCCCTTGAGTGTGTGCGATGCGGCCTTTCGCTGTTTTTCGTCTCCCTGGTCGATCGCTTCTTTCATTTTTTGAGCCAGCTCAACGCTCTCAAGTTCGAACGCACCGAATAGATCGGCGATCAAGGCGTTGTCTTTGCCGAACGTGTCGTGCAAGAGGTCCCAGTCGATACAGGGATTCGCTTGATCAGGGTCGTTGTCGTTTGTGTCGTCGGCTGATGTATCGTATGCAGGCTTATTGTCGATCGTAGCGGCTGATGATGCGGCGGTTCCGTTGACGTTGGTGGGTGTCCCGTTGGCATTGGCTTGGTCAATGTCGGGCCGATGAATGTCGGACTGGTTGGTGCAGGTGTTGGCTCCGTTCAGGTTGGTCGGACCCTGGTTGTCCGATGCCGCTGTCTTGTCGCACGGAATGTCTTCGCTCGTTTTCGCTACGCTAGTTTTGTCTTGGCAAGGTGCCTCTTCGCAAGTGTGCGTTTTCTTGTCCGGGACGGTCTTGGCTAACGCTTCCATCAGAGTCGCACTGCGGATTGGCTTCGTAACGTACTCATCCATTCCCGCATCGATGCAGTCTTCACGATCGCCTTTCATCGCGTGTGCGGTCATGGCGATGATTGGAGTGTGTTTGCCGGATTCCTTTTCGTTTTCACGAATGACTCGAGTGGCCGCAAGTCCATCAAGAACGGGCATTTGAATGTCCATCAGGACTACGTCGAAGGTGTCGTTCAACATTGCGTCGACGGCTTCTTGACCGTTGTTGGCGATCAAGACGGTATGGCCGTATTTGGAAAGCAGACCGACGGCGAGTTTTTGGTTGACGACGTTGTCTTCGGTCAGCAACACCTTGAGCGGGCCGAGCCCGATTTCGTCCTGAACCTCATCGTCGTGATGGTCTTCGTTGCCGTTGACTCCCAACACGCGAACGATGGAGTCAAATAGTTCGGATTGTTTGACAGGCTTCATCAGGCGGTCCGCGATGCCCAAGTCCTCGCGGCGATCTTTGTCTCCGAGGCGACCGCCGGATGTCAGCATAATGACGGGTGCGTTTTCGATCAGCGAGTGATCGCGGAGTCGTTTGACGAACCCGAAACCGTCCTCGTCGGGCATGTTGACGTCAGTCACCACCAAGCCGAACGGTGCGTCTTGGGATTCGGCTTTCGTGATGGCTTGGATGGCGGTGGGCGAACCATCAGCCAGGACCGTAGTCATGCCCCAGTTGGCAAACATCTCTTGAAGAATCAAGCGATTGGTTTCGTTGTCATCGACCACCAAGACCTTGGTGCCGCCCACAATCACGACGCCGCGAGAACGGCTGGTGTGCAAATGAGCGGGGGCCTCTTCAAGCGTGGTCGTGAAGTAGAAATGGCTTCCCTTGCCCAGTTCGCTTTCGGCCCAAATTCGGCCGCCCATCATTTCGACCAGTCGCGATGAAATGGTCAGTCCTAGACCGGTGCCACCGTAGCGTCGGGTGGTCGAGGCGTCGGCCTGTTCGAACTCGTGGAAGATCGACTCGCATTTTTCCGCTGGGATGCCGATGCCCGTGTCACGCACACAGATACGCAATTGGTGGGTGACTTCGTGCTGGAGGTCTTGCTCGACCTCGACGACCACCTCGCCGGATTCGGTGAACTTGATGGCGTTGCCGACCAGGTTCACCAAGATCTGACGCAAACGCCCCGGATCCCCCATCATCCAACTGGGGATTTCAGGGGCCACGCGGAACGCCAGTTCCAGTCCCTTGGCATGGGCCCGGACGGCCAGCGTTTTCATGGTGTCGCCGAGATGCTCGCGGATCTCGAACGGGATCGTGTCGATGTCCAGCATCCCGGCTTCGATCTTGGAGAAATCCAGGACATCGTTGATGATCGTCATCAGGGAATCACCGGACTCCTGGACCATCTTCAAATAGGCTCGCTGGGAAATGTCCAGCCGGGTGTCCAGTAGCAGTTCGGTCATGCCGACGATGGCGTTCATCGGCGTGCGAATCTCGTGGCTCATGTTGGCTAGGAATTCGCTTTTGGCCCGGTTCGCTGAATCCGCCAATTCTTTCGCCGCCAAAAGTTCTTCGGCGGCCTTTTTACGAGCGGTGATGTTGCGGCCGATGCCGACGATTCCGATCACGTTGTCGTCGGAATCCCGCAAAGGCACCTTGGTGGTTAGCAACCAGAATTTTTCGCCGTCGGTGTTCTGGGAGTATTCCTCTTGATCGAACAATGCTTTACCGGACCGGATCACGTTTTGGTCATCGGTGACGTAGTTGCACGCGTATTCCGCGGGCAGGAAGTCGTAGTCGGTTTTGCCTTGGATGTCTTCGATGCTGGCTAGCCCGAGTAGCTTGAGCACGGACTTGTTGCACGTGACGAATCGGCCGTAGCAATCCTTCACGTAGATCAAATCAGGAATGTTGTCGGTGATCGTTTTCAGTAGATCGCGTTCGCGGGCGAGTTCTTGTTCGGCACGAATTTGGGTGGTGATGTCGCGTGAGACACCAAAGGTACCGATTACTTCACCGGCATGATTTCGTAGCGGCAGTTTGGTGGTGGAGGACCACGCGGTGTCGCGATTGGGGACCAGCAGTTGTTCGATCTTGGAGATGATCGGGGTCCCCGTCTGCATCACTCGTCGCTCGTCCGCCATGGCTTCGCGAGCGTGTTCGGCTGCGTGGAAGTCGGCGTCGGACCGTCCGATCAGTTCGGTGGCGTCGGTCAGGTTGAAGCGTTCGGCGTGAGAACGGCTGTTGCGGATGAACCGACTTTGTTTGTCCTTGAAGTATACGGCGTCCGGAATGTGGTCCATCAGCGTGTCCATCAGGAAACGAGTTGTTTGCAGTTCGTTTTCCGATTCCTGATGTTGGGTGGCGTCCCAGTAAACGACTTGGATGCCGACGACTTCTTGGTCAGCCCCGAAGATGGGTGACTTCACTACTTCGACGAAATGCCGGGTGCCGTTGGAGCCTTCATGTTCTTCGATGAAGTGTTCGGCATGGCCGCTCTTCATCACGTTGCGGTCGTGATCGGCGTAGCGTTTGGCCAGTTCGGCTGGATAGAGTTCGAAGTCGGTTTTACCGATCAGATCAGTGAGCGGCGTTCCGAATGTCTCGCAGAATTGTGGGCTGGCGTGTTGGATGCGGCCGCTGATGTCTTTTTGCAGGACGCACAGTGAGTTGGATTCCAGCGGCCGTTGATGAGTCCCGGTCGCGTCCAGTACGAGGTCGCTATCCCGCGAATCATCGGGCCCGGTCGCTGCCGCCAATCGAATGGGGGCATTATCGCCGGATTGCGGGCCGAGAGAACTCATGAGGGGCTCCAGAAAGACAAGTGGGGGCCTTTAGAATAACCCACCGCCCGGAGAACAGCACGCCTTTTAGACGCAGTTTTTCATCCGGATTTGCTTCCTGGGTACGGTTAGGGAGGCCTTGGTGGGCTGTTGCTTGCCCACGAATTTGGAGCGTGGTAGGTTCCCGCCCATTCGAAAACCTATTGTGTGCACCTTCATTGTAGAGCGATTGTCCCGACCGCTTGAGGGCTGCATGCTACAGCATGATCCCAAACGTTTGAGGGCAATCGCTCTACTGTCGCAAAGCGAATGTCGGGCTTGTTCAGCGACAAACTTTGGACGTCCGACAATGCAGGCAAGGACTCTTCCGCCCTGGTGAGGGCACTGATCGAGTTCCCGTTGAAGTCTTCGGCGGCACCATTCCATAGAATCCAGGCCGGAGACCTGTTCGCCGCCAAGTGGATCTAGCTGGCGACGGACAGTTCGAACTTGGACTTGATCTTGTCCATGTCGAACGAGTCGGGCTTGGGGTAGTCTTGGTTTTCCAGCAGGTCTTCGGTTGTGACCGATGGCAACGGTTCGGCGTTCGGTTCGACCTTGTCGCCAGCGGCCCAGCGGATCGCGTTGGTCACCAGGCGACGCATCGGTTCTTGGGCCCAATTCCAGTGGTAGTGTCCGCCGGTGAAGCCGACCGCTCGCCCGCCGGTTTCCGGTTCAAAGGCCCACGCGACGGTTTGCAATTCGCCAGCAGCGACGCTTTTTCGGACGCTGGGGTTGCCTGAGTGAGGACCATCAGCGCGACGCATGGTTTCCTCCGGTGCAACCGCTTGTAGCAGAGGCGTGACTTTGCCCTTGTCTGAAAAACGCATGTGGAAGTACCACTCGTCTTCGGCGTGGAACGGCTTCACGTTGGACGCGACGGGGTGATCGGGAAGTGATTGGAATTCAGCGACCCAATGAGGATTGACGCTGTAGTCGACTTCGAAATGCCCGCCAAGCAAATCAGTCCATTCTTCGCCGGATTCACCAGGTAACATCTCGACGGCGTAGTGCAGAGCAACCAGTCCACCGCCTCGCTGCAGTACTTCGCGAATTTCATCGCGGTGGTCCATCGCGACATGCCGCTTGCCACCGTCGCTGTAGACCACGATCGCATCGGCGGAATCGATCTTCGACGCGTCCTTGGGCCAGCCGCGGACGACTTCGACGGTAACATTATCGCTGGCTTCCAAAACGGATTCTTCCAGCATCTTTAGGCCGGCGTAGTGTTCGTGGGCACCGTAACCATGGCTGCGTGCACCCGCGATCATCAGCACTTTGTGCTGCTTAGTTTGCTCGCCTTGCGTCGCGTGTTCCTGGGCTGAAACCCGGCCGGGCGCGGTGACGAAGGGAACGATCATGACCAAGGCGGCTGCGATCGCAAGTGAAGACGACCGGATGACGGTGGGGCGGAATTGCGGTTGCGAAGATTGCATGTGGGGGCTGGCTTGCATGGACAGATGACAACGTTGGGCGGGAGGGGCGTGCAGGGAGAGAGGGGAATTGACGCGGAAGAGGGTCACCATGGTTTGTGTCGTGGCTTGGTTCGTCGTGCGACGCGTCTGGAGTTCCCCGTTGTCGGCGAACGCTGAACGGTTCGCGAGTGGACACAATTGTAGTACAGTGCCACGAAAGGTGACAGTAAAGCGAACGTAATCTGGTGGTTTCGCCGGGGCACGCCGTGTCGTTCGTTGTTCGTTATTCGTCGTTCGCAGCCTTCGCTCGCCTAGCCTCGTTCGCGAGAACAAGTTGCCCCCTGGTGCCGTTGAAGCGGTTGGTTGGATGTGCGGACCGCTAAGCCGGCTACCCGATACACTGGCAAACTGAAGATTGGCGAACTGAAACCTGCGGCGTTGCGTAAGTGCGCGGTAATCCCGTTATCTAGAGTTGGAATCAATTGCATGTTGCGACGTTTTGAGTGGATCTTGGCTGTCCTCGTTGCCTGGTTCGTTACCCCCACATTGCCTGTTTTAGCTCAGGCGACTCCTCCGACAACGTCGGCTGAAGAGGCGCATCCGGCGGGGCCGCACTCGCATGGACCTGATGGTGAACCGGTCATGGACGGTGCGAATTCCAACGCGGAAAACAATCGCCTGTCTTCTTTGTTGGCCCCTGACCGATCGACCAACATGGATATCCAGGACGATCCGGAAATCTTGAAAAGGCTAGTCAGTGAGCTTCCGGAAGAGATTCAGCCGGAGGCTCAGGCAGCGTGGGATCGCTATGAAGAGCTTAACGCTCAGATCGCCGAAGCGATGGGGAAGTTGCGGTCCACTCAACTTCGTTACCGCAACGATCTGGATCGCACGCCAGCGGCGATCAAGCGATTTCGGGAAGAACGCGATGCGGTATGGGCGCTGATGAATGAGGAGTTCACGGCGGCGCTGGAGATGATCCGGTACCTGCCCAGTTCCGAAGCGGCCAGCTACTTGGTCACGATGTTGCAATATCGCTTTGACTCGGACATCTACGATGCCGAGTCCTTTGAAGCGGCCGCCCGCTTGCTCGATCTGGGCCAGAACCTTCGTTTCCTCTACCTGATTGGTGCTCGATCGGCTGTCGTGGAGGGCAAATTTGAATCAGCCAAGCAGGTTTACGATGCGTTGAAAGAAGAGGATATGGAAAAGACCGATCTGGCTTTGAAGTATCAGCTGGAGGTCCTCGAGAAGCAGTACGACGAAGAACAGGCAGCCATCGAGGCGGCGGATCCAGAATCGTTGCCTCAGGTTCGCTTTGAAACGACGATGGGGAGTTTCTTGGTCGAGTTGTTCCCCGATACCGCTCCATCGGCGGTGGCTCACTTCTTGAAGTTGGTTGACGAAGGGTTCTATGACGGCATGGATTGGTCGGTGGTGACCCAGAGCGTGT
It encodes:
- a CDS encoding PAS domain-containing protein, which gives rise to MSSLGPQSGDNAPIRLAAATGPDDSRDSDLVLDATGTHQRPLESNSLCVLQKDISGRIQHASPQFCETFGTPLTDLIGKTDFELYPAELAKRYADHDRNVMKSGHAEHFIEEHEGSNGTRHFVEVVKSPIFGADQEVVGIQVVYWDATQHQESENELQTTRFLMDTLMDHIPDAVYFKDKQSRFIRNSRSHAERFNLTDATELIGRSDADFHAAEHAREAMADERRVMQTGTPIISKIEQLLVPNRDTAWSSTTKLPLRNHAGEVIGTFGVSRDITTQIRAEQELARERDLLKTITDNIPDLIYVKDCYGRFVTCNKSVLKLLGLASIEDIQGKTDYDFLPAEYACNYVTDDQNVIRSGKALFDQEEYSQNTDGEKFWLLTTKVPLRDSDDNVIGIVGIGRNITARKKAAEELLAAKELADSANRAKSEFLANMSHEIRTPMNAIVGMTELLLDTRLDISQRAYLKMVQESGDSLMTIINDVLDFSKIEAGMLDIDTIPFEIREHLGDTMKTLAVRAHAKGLELAFRVAPEIPSWMMGDPGRLRQILVNLVGNAIKFTESGEVVVEVEQDLQHEVTHQLRICVRDTGIGIPAEKCESIFHEFEQADASTTRRYGGTGLGLTISSRLVEMMGGRIWAESELGKGSHFYFTTTLEEAPAHLHTSRSRGVVIVGGTKVLVVDDNETNRLILQEMFANWGMTTVLADGSPTAIQAITKAESQDAPFGLVVTDVNMPDEDGFGFVKRLRDHSLIENAPVIMLTSGGRLGDKDRREDLGIADRLMKPVKQSELFDSIVRVLGVNGNEDHHDDEVQDEIGLGPLKVLLTEDNVVNQKLAVGLLSKYGHTVLIANNGQEAVDAMLNDTFDVVLMDIQMPVLDGLAATRVIRENEKESGKHTPIIAMTAHAMKGDREDCIDAGMDEYVTKPIRSATLMEALAKTVPDKKTHTCEEAPCQDKTSVAKTSEDIPCDKTAASDNQGPTNLNGANTCTNQSDIHRPDIDQANANGTPTNVNGTAASSAATIDNKPAYDTSADDTNDNDPDQANPCIDWDLLHDTFGKDNALIADLFGAFELESVELAQKMKEAIDQGDEKQRKAASHTLKGAARAIGAAELSEAANAIEQSANNWPDEEKKAALRQLRQTLENTLRATREFLSQTS
- a CDS encoding peptidylprolyl isomerase — protein: MLRRFEWILAVLVAWFVTPTLPVLAQATPPTTSAEEAHPAGPHSHGPDGEPVMDGANSNAENNRLSSLLAPDRSTNMDIQDDPEILKRLVSELPEEIQPEAQAAWDRYEELNAQIAEAMGKLRSTQLRYRNDLDRTPAAIKRFREERDAVWALMNEEFTAALEMIRYLPSSEAASYLVTMLQYRFDSDIYDAESFEAAARLLDLGQNLRFLYLIGARSAVVEGKFESAKQVYDALKEEDMEKTDLALKYQLEVLEKQYDEEQAAIEAADPESLPQVRFETTMGSFLVELFPDTAPSAVAHFLKLVDEGFYDGMDWSVVTQSVLALTGDVTGDGRGNAGDFLIDEHEREDARNALRGSLIMAKIPLEKGEFVPNSGSSQFAIAYLPIPAVREEQTIFGRVIEGMDVVSRLRRVDPTKEKKKNEVQLPPDSIISSEIVRPGKDLPEPKYLDLQEMMDEAVKAGLLRPKAAPAP
- a CDS encoding ThuA domain-containing protein, producing MQSSQPQFRPTVIRSSSLAIAAALVMIVPFVTAPGRVSAQEHATQGEQTKQHKVLMIAGARSHGYGAHEHYAGLKMLEESVLEASDNVTVEVVRGWPKDASKIDSADAIVVYSDGGKRHVAMDHRDEIREVLQRGGGLVALHYAVEMLPGESGEEWTDLLGGHFEVDYSVNPHWVAEFQSLPDHPVASNVKPFHAEDEWYFHMRFSDKGKVTPLLQAVAPEETMRRADGPHSGNPSVRKSVAAGELQTVAWAFEPETGGRAVGFTGGHYHWNWAQEPMRRLVTNAIRWAAGDKVEPNAEPLPSVTTEDLLENQDYPKPDSFDMDKIKSKFELSVAS